The following coding sequences lie in one Mus musculus strain C57BL/6J chromosome 11, GRCm38.p6 C57BL/6J genomic window:
- the Lgals9 gene encoding galectin-9 isoform 1 (isoform 1 is encoded by transcript variant 1): MALFSAQSPYINPIIPFTGPIQGGLQEGLQVTLQGTTKSFAQRFVVNFQNSFNGNDIAFHFNPRFEEGGYVVCNTKQNGQWGPEERKMQMPFQKGMPFELCFLVQRSEFKVMVNKKFFVQYQHRVPYHLVDTIAVSGCLKLSFITFQNSAAPVQHVFSTVQFSQPVQFPRTPKGRKQKTQNFRPAHQAPMAQTTIHMVHSTPGQMFSTPGIPPVVYPTPAYTIPFYTPIPNGLYPSKSIMISGNVLPDATRFHINLRCGGDIAFHLNPRFNENAVVRNTQINNSWGQEERSLLGRMPFSRGQSFSVWIICEGHCFKVAVNGQHMCEYYHRLKNLQDINTLEVAGDIQLTHVQT, encoded by the exons ATCATCCCCTTTACTGGACCAATCCAAGGAGGGCTGCAGGAGGGACTTCAGGTGACCCTCCAGGGGACTACCAAGAGTTTTGCACAAAG GTTTGTGGTGAACTTTCAGAACAGCTTCAATGGAAATGACATTGCCTTCCACTTCAACCCCCGGTTTGAGGAAGGAGGGTATGTGGTTTGCAACACGAAGCAGAACGGACAGTGGGGTCCTGAGGAGAGAAAGATGCAGATGCCCTTCCAGAAGGGGATGCCCTTTGAGCTTTGCTTCCTGGTGCAGAGGTCAGAGTTCAAG GTGATGGTGAACAAGAAATTCTTTGTGCAGTACCAACACCGCGTACCCTACCACCTCGTGGACACCATCGCTGTCTCCGGCTGCTTGAAGCTGTCCTTTATCACCTTCCAG AACTCTGCAGCCCCTGTCCAGCATGTCTTCTCCACAGTGCAGTTCTCTCAGCCAGTCCAGTTCCCACGGACCCCTAAGGGGCGCAAACAGAAA ACTCAGAACTTTCGTCCTGCCCACCAGGCACCCATG gcTCAAACTACCATCCATATGGTTCACAGCACCCCTGGACAGATGTTCTCT ACTCCTGGAATCCCTCCTGTGGTGTACCCCACCCCAGCCTAT ACCATACCTTTCTACACCCCCATTCCAAATGGGCTTTACCCGTCCAAGTCCATCATGATATCAGGCAATGTCTTGCCAGATGCTACGAG GTTCCATATCAACCTTCGCTGTGGAGGTGACATTGCTTTCCACCTGAACCCCCGTTTCAATGAGAATGCTGTTGTCCGAAACACTCAGATCAACAACTCCTGGGGGCAGGAAGAGCGAAGTCTGCTTGGGAGGATGCCCTTCAGTCGAGGCCAGAGCTTCTCG GTGTGGATCATATGTGAAGGTCACTGCTTCAAGGTAGCTGTGAATGGTCAACACATGTGTGAATATTACCACCGCCTGAAGAACTTGCAGGATATCAACACTCTAGAAGTGGCGGGTGATATCCAGCTGACCCACGTGCAGACATAG
- the Lgals9 gene encoding galectin-9 isoform 2 (isoform 2 is encoded by transcript variant 2), protein MALFSAQSPYINPIIPFTGPIQGGLQEGLQVTLQGTTKSFAQRFVVNFQNSFNGNDIAFHFNPRFEEGGYVVCNTKQNGQWGPEERKMQMPFQKGMPFELCFLVQRSEFKVMVNKKFFVQYQHRVPYHLVDTIAVSGCLKLSFITFQTQNFRPAHQAPMAQTTIHMVHSTPGQMFSTPGIPPVVYPTPAYTIPFYTPIPNGLYPSKSIMISGNVLPDATRFHINLRCGGDIAFHLNPRFNENAVVRNTQINNSWGQEERSLLGRMPFSRGQSFSVWIICEGHCFKVAVNGQHMCEYYHRLKNLQDINTLEVAGDIQLTHVQT, encoded by the exons ATCATCCCCTTTACTGGACCAATCCAAGGAGGGCTGCAGGAGGGACTTCAGGTGACCCTCCAGGGGACTACCAAGAGTTTTGCACAAAG GTTTGTGGTGAACTTTCAGAACAGCTTCAATGGAAATGACATTGCCTTCCACTTCAACCCCCGGTTTGAGGAAGGAGGGTATGTGGTTTGCAACACGAAGCAGAACGGACAGTGGGGTCCTGAGGAGAGAAAGATGCAGATGCCCTTCCAGAAGGGGATGCCCTTTGAGCTTTGCTTCCTGGTGCAGAGGTCAGAGTTCAAG GTGATGGTGAACAAGAAATTCTTTGTGCAGTACCAACACCGCGTACCCTACCACCTCGTGGACACCATCGCTGTCTCCGGCTGCTTGAAGCTGTCCTTTATCACCTTCCAG ACTCAGAACTTTCGTCCTGCCCACCAGGCACCCATG gcTCAAACTACCATCCATATGGTTCACAGCACCCCTGGACAGATGTTCTCT ACTCCTGGAATCCCTCCTGTGGTGTACCCCACCCCAGCCTAT ACCATACCTTTCTACACCCCCATTCCAAATGGGCTTTACCCGTCCAAGTCCATCATGATATCAGGCAATGTCTTGCCAGATGCTACGAG GTTCCATATCAACCTTCGCTGTGGAGGTGACATTGCTTTCCACCTGAACCCCCGTTTCAATGAGAATGCTGTTGTCCGAAACACTCAGATCAACAACTCCTGGGGGCAGGAAGAGCGAAGTCTGCTTGGGAGGATGCCCTTCAGTCGAGGCCAGAGCTTCTCG GTGTGGATCATATGTGAAGGTCACTGCTTCAAGGTAGCTGTGAATGGTCAACACATGTGTGAATATTACCACCGCCTGAAGAACTTGCAGGATATCAACACTCTAGAAGTGGCGGGTGATATCCAGCTGACCCACGTGCAGACATAG